The proteins below come from a single Benincasa hispida cultivar B227 chromosome 4, ASM972705v1, whole genome shotgun sequence genomic window:
- the LOC120075712 gene encoding glycolipid transfer protein 3-like isoform X1: MKRKREVEKESEMRAATAELSVLAKFKPVDYAASDIPTNQFLSICNLILQFLDKVGPTMTVLRQDIYQNIQRLETMYESDPSMYSNMVEILKKETNEGNARKLTSCSRAFLWLTRSLDFTVSLLQKSKEEPRLSMEQAVEDAYNLTLKPWHGWISSAAFKIALKLVPDSETFANLLMAKDEKSDTLVEEIDSFVSQLSPFLEDIHNILVNTSITFSIRTTSMTVYLLSCSCFFFFPRHCTG, encoded by the exons atgaaGAGGAAGAGAGAAGTGGAAAAGGAATCTGAAATGAGGGCTGCAACAGCAGAGCTTTCAGTGTTGGCTAAGTTTAAACCTGTTGATTATGCTGCTTCTGACATACCCACCAACCAATTTCTTTCTATTTGCAATTTGATCCTTCAATTTCTTG ATAAGGTAGGACCAACAATGACTGTTCTAAGACAAGACATATATCAGAACATTCAG AGGTTGGAGACCATGTATGAGTCTGATCCTTCCATGTATTCCAATATGGTAGAAATTCTGAAGAAAGAGACAAATGAAGGTAATGCAAGAAAGCTTACCAGCTGTAGCAGAGCCTTTCTTTGGTTGACAAG GTCCCTGGATTTTACAGTGTCCTTATTACAAAAGTCAAAAGAAGAACCTAGGCTGAGCATGGAGCAAGCAGTAGAGGATGCTTACAACCTTACTCTAAAGCCATGGCATGGATGGATTTCATCTGCTGCTTTCAAA ATAGCTCTGAAACTTGTGCCAGATAGTGAAACCTTTGCTAATCTCCTAATGGCCAAAGACGAAAAAAGTGACACCCTTGTGGAGGAAATAGACTCCTTCGTTTCCCAGCTCTCGCCTTTCCTAGAAGATATCCATAATATTCTGGTAAACACAAGTATTACTTTCAGCATTAGAACCACTTCAATGACAGTTTACCTGCTGAGctgttcatgtttttttttttttcccagaCACTGTACAGGTTAG
- the LOC120075713 gene encoding pathogen-related protein-like isoform X1 — protein sequence MASGEEKYRSLLRGDEEKNTKWRYGVPPNYDVVNKLFEEERTNVWPVGSLEERVQSLVKNFEMEMFHKISRNDFRTLDLDKYTFSLNGRKPLAVEEVSKLGGYNPFLQTSLPEEYRYYNAAKETAESSHRTFSATFLRGFALEIIQVYSGPPNIVFKFRHWGYMEGPFKSHAPTGERIEFYGVAIFKVNEKDKIEGVEFFFDPAELLGKLLKGPSLDGLVEKAVSSCPVLRSTG from the exons ATGGCCTCTGGGGAAGAGAAGTATCGTTCGCTTTTGCGTGGAGATGAAGAGAAAAACACCAAATGGAGATATGGGGTTCCTCCTAACTATGATGTTGTCAACAAACTCTTTGAAGAAGAGAGGACTAAT GTATGGCCTGTTGGGTCACTTGAAGAGAGGGTGCAAAGCCTAGTGAAAAATTTTGAGATGGAAATGTTCCATAAGATATCACGCAATGACTTCAGAACATTAGATTTAGACAAGTATACTTTCAGTCTCAATG GAAGAAAGCCTTTAGCTGTTGAAGAAGTAAGTAAACTCGGAGGTTACAATCCCTTTCTTCAGACCTCTCTCCCTGAGGAGTATAG GTACTATAATGCTGCAAAGGAGACTGCCGAATCGTCTCACCGAACTTTCAGTGCGACGTTCCTTAGAGGTTTTGCTCTTGAAATTATCCAAGTTTATTCAGGGCCCCCAAATATTGTGTTCAAGTTCAGGCATTGGGGCTACATGGAGGGGCCTTTTAAAAGCCATGCCCCCACTGGGGAGAGAATTGAATTCTATGGAGTTGCCATTTTTAAG GTGAATGAGAAAGATAAAATTGAGGGGGTAGAGTTCTTTTTTGACCCAGCGGAATTGCTTGGAAAACTCCTGAAAGGTCCTAGCTTGGATGGCTTGGTTGAAAAGGCGGTTTCGAGCTGCCCTGTCTTGAGAAGCACGGGGTAG
- the LOC120075712 gene encoding glycolipid transfer protein 3-like isoform X2 produces the protein MKRKREVEKESEMRAATAELSVLAKFKPVDYAASDIPTNQFLSICNLILQFLDKVGPTMTVLRQDIYQNIQRLETMYESDPSMYSNMVEILKKETNEGNARKLTSCSRAFLWLTRSLDFTVSLLQKSKEEPRLSMEQAVEDAYNLTLKPWHGWISSAAFKIALKLVPDSETFANLLMAKDEKSDTLVEEIDSFVSQLSPFLEDIHNILTLYRLDRLKSA, from the exons atgaaGAGGAAGAGAGAAGTGGAAAAGGAATCTGAAATGAGGGCTGCAACAGCAGAGCTTTCAGTGTTGGCTAAGTTTAAACCTGTTGATTATGCTGCTTCTGACATACCCACCAACCAATTTCTTTCTATTTGCAATTTGATCCTTCAATTTCTTG ATAAGGTAGGACCAACAATGACTGTTCTAAGACAAGACATATATCAGAACATTCAG AGGTTGGAGACCATGTATGAGTCTGATCCTTCCATGTATTCCAATATGGTAGAAATTCTGAAGAAAGAGACAAATGAAGGTAATGCAAGAAAGCTTACCAGCTGTAGCAGAGCCTTTCTTTGGTTGACAAG GTCCCTGGATTTTACAGTGTCCTTATTACAAAAGTCAAAAGAAGAACCTAGGCTGAGCATGGAGCAAGCAGTAGAGGATGCTTACAACCTTACTCTAAAGCCATGGCATGGATGGATTTCATCTGCTGCTTTCAAA ATAGCTCTGAAACTTGTGCCAGATAGTGAAACCTTTGCTAATCTCCTAATGGCCAAAGACGAAAAAAGTGACACCCTTGTGGAGGAAATAGACTCCTTCGTTTCCCAGCTCTCGCCTTTCCTAGAAGATATCCATAATATTCTG aCACTGTACAGGTTAGATCGCTTAAAGTCTGCATAA
- the LOC120075713 gene encoding pathogen-related protein-like isoform X2 produces the protein MASGEEKYRSLLRGDEEKNTKWRYGVPPNYDVVNKLFEEERTNVWPVGSLEERVQSLVKNFEMEMFHKISRNDFRTLDLDKYTFSLNGRKPLAVEEVSKLGGYNPFLQTSLPEEYRYYNAAKETAESSHRTFSATFLRGFALEIIQVYSGPPNIVFKFRHWGYMEGPFKSHAPTGERIEFYGVAIFKVASNFNSCLYVIETKYIE, from the exons ATGGCCTCTGGGGAAGAGAAGTATCGTTCGCTTTTGCGTGGAGATGAAGAGAAAAACACCAAATGGAGATATGGGGTTCCTCCTAACTATGATGTTGTCAACAAACTCTTTGAAGAAGAGAGGACTAAT GTATGGCCTGTTGGGTCACTTGAAGAGAGGGTGCAAAGCCTAGTGAAAAATTTTGAGATGGAAATGTTCCATAAGATATCACGCAATGACTTCAGAACATTAGATTTAGACAAGTATACTTTCAGTCTCAATG GAAGAAAGCCTTTAGCTGTTGAAGAAGTAAGTAAACTCGGAGGTTACAATCCCTTTCTTCAGACCTCTCTCCCTGAGGAGTATAG GTACTATAATGCTGCAAAGGAGACTGCCGAATCGTCTCACCGAACTTTCAGTGCGACGTTCCTTAGAGGTTTTGCTCTTGAAATTATCCAAGTTTATTCAGGGCCCCCAAATATTGTGTTCAAGTTCAGGCATTGGGGCTACATGGAGGGGCCTTTTAAAAGCCATGCCCCCACTGGGGAGAGAATTGAATTCTATGGAGTTGCCATTTTTAAGGTAGCATCCAACTTCAATTCTTGCTTGTATGTGATAGAAACTAAATATATTGAATAA